The proteins below are encoded in one region of Buttiauxella gaviniae:
- a CDS encoding peptidase domain-containing ABC transporter — translation MTVIPNTASSETILPGEGIIALCSIAHYYSIPAEPDHIINELAIEDKRVDAQDIIRASHLIGMKARLITHFNEKRLRNLPVPALARFQDGRYYVLTDKNDQGLFRVYDVTHRRVMNIPVEKLQAKIEGEIILVQRKLRGEGKDPRGFSISWFIPTIKRYRQPLIHVVVASLFIQIFALITPLFFQVIIDKVLVHKSYETLIVIAFGMLIVAVFDVALRYLRTYLLAHTANRIDVELGRRLFHHLFALPMRYFESRSAGNTVARIRELENIRNFFTGQALFSVIDLFFIVIFLAVLFFYSWFLALITAASIPVYLFITLVMRPAIKKRIDDKFYASAASQQFLVESIVGAQTIKASAVEPAFRKQWEDKLSHYVRTSFEASQLTSLGQNGILFANKLFTILILFFGAMAVINGQLSVGELIAFNMISGQVVQPILRISQLWQDFQQVQVSVERLGDILDQPPEFTPQQQGAHAPLRGHLRFENVNFAYKTGAALILNNISLEIKPGEVIGIVGSSGSGKSTLTKLAQRLYLPTEGKITLDGVDMNNVDPAWLRRNIGVVLQENMLFNRSIHDNIAFAHPTMSRAAVMQVAKLAGADEFISRLPQGYDSIVEERGGNLSGGQRQRIAIARALATNPPVLILDEATSALDYESENIIRNNMKFMVKDRTVMIIAHRLSTVRDCDRIICLADGKIMEQGTHDMLLAHKGLYARLWSLQNASRPHAESTPQTEEVA, via the coding sequence ATGACAGTGATACCGAATACCGCTTCCAGCGAGACGATTCTGCCGGGTGAAGGCATTATTGCACTCTGTTCCATTGCGCATTATTACAGCATTCCCGCTGAACCAGACCACATCATTAACGAGCTGGCCATTGAAGATAAAAGGGTGGATGCGCAGGATATTATCCGTGCCAGCCATCTGATTGGCATGAAAGCGCGGTTAATTACACACTTTAATGAAAAACGCCTGAGAAACCTTCCCGTTCCGGCCCTGGCACGCTTTCAGGATGGCCGATATTACGTGCTGACAGACAAAAACGATCAGGGGCTGTTTCGCGTTTATGACGTGACGCATCGCCGGGTGATGAACATTCCCGTTGAGAAGCTGCAGGCAAAAATAGAGGGTGAAATCATCCTTGTGCAGCGTAAGTTACGTGGCGAAGGCAAAGATCCGCGCGGCTTCTCCATTAGCTGGTTTATTCCTACTATCAAACGCTATCGCCAGCCGCTGATCCATGTTGTGGTGGCCTCGCTGTTTATCCAGATTTTTGCGCTGATTACGCCGCTCTTTTTCCAGGTCATCATTGATAAAGTTCTGGTCCACAAAAGTTATGAAACGCTGATTGTCATTGCTTTCGGCATGCTGATCGTCGCTGTCTTTGATGTGGCATTACGATATTTACGCACGTATTTACTCGCCCACACCGCCAACCGGATTGATGTGGAGCTGGGGCGGCGGCTGTTTCACCACCTTTTTGCATTGCCGATGCGCTATTTTGAATCACGCAGCGCGGGAAATACCGTGGCGCGGATTCGTGAGCTGGAAAATATCCGGAACTTTTTCACCGGTCAGGCGCTGTTCTCCGTGATTGACCTGTTCTTTATCGTTATTTTCCTGGCGGTGTTGTTCTTCTACTCCTGGTTCCTGGCGCTGATCACCGCCGCGAGTATTCCGGTCTATCTCTTCATCACGCTGGTCATGCGCCCGGCAATAAAAAAACGCATTGATGATAAATTTTATGCCAGTGCGGCCAGCCAGCAATTTCTGGTCGAATCTATCGTCGGGGCACAAACTATAAAAGCCTCTGCGGTAGAGCCCGCATTTCGCAAACAGTGGGAGGACAAACTCTCGCACTATGTGCGCACCTCCTTTGAAGCCTCACAGCTCACATCGCTTGGCCAGAACGGTATTCTGTTTGCCAATAAACTGTTCACCATTCTGATTCTGTTTTTTGGTGCGATGGCGGTCATTAACGGGCAACTCAGCGTCGGGGAGCTGATTGCTTTTAATATGATCTCCGGCCAGGTGGTGCAGCCCATATTACGGATTTCCCAGTTGTGGCAGGACTTTCAGCAGGTTCAGGTTTCTGTCGAAAGGCTGGGGGATATTCTCGATCAACCGCCTGAATTTACTCCTCAGCAGCAGGGAGCTCATGCTCCGCTGCGCGGCCATCTGCGCTTTGAAAACGTTAATTTTGCGTACAAAACGGGGGCCGCGCTAATCCTGAATAATATTTCCCTGGAGATTAAGCCCGGCGAAGTGATAGGGATTGTCGGCTCTTCAGGCTCGGGTAAATCCACGCTCACCAAGCTGGCGCAGCGGCTCTATTTGCCGACCGAGGGGAAAATCACCCTTGATGGTGTCGATATGAATAACGTCGATCCCGCCTGGTTGCGCCGCAATATCGGGGTCGTGCTGCAGGAAAATATGCTTTTCAACCGCAGCATTCACGACAACATCGCCTTTGCACACCCGACAATGTCACGGGCTGCGGTCATGCAGGTGGCTAAACTCGCCGGAGCGGATGAGTTTATCTCCCGCTTACCGCAGGGTTATGACTCAATTGTGGAAGAGCGTGGGGGAAACCTTTCCGGCGGCCAGCGTCAGCGCATCGCTATTGCCCGCGCGCTGGCAACCAATCCTCCGGTTCTGATCCTTGATGAAGCGACCAGCGCCCTGGATTATGAGAGTGAAAACATCATCCGTAACAATATGAAATTCATGGTGAAAGACCGTACGGTGATGATTATTGCGCACCGTCTGTCCACCGTTCGGGATTGTGACCGGATTATTTGCCTTGCCGATGGAAAAATTATGGAGCAGGGCACGCATGACATGTTGCTGGCTCACAAAGGCCTCTATGCCCGTTTATGGTCATTGCAAAATGCTTCCCGGCCTCATGCTGAATCCACGCCGCAAACAGAGGAGGTTGCATGA
- a CDS encoding HlyD family type I secretion periplasmic adaptor subunit, which produces MKFFDLKNKTFTSDREFLPSALEVQETPPSPLRLQMLYTICALVVMAFIWSIVGKIDVIATAGGKIQPQGYVKVVESMVNGKVEQILVQNGDRVRAGQKLVMLEANDVQAQHSDIGSQLLSWQAEIIRRQTEDSRLSGLTLNSGQLVQTSALEWPENSPIPEDIRSREDAVMRSELAKLNADLEDIQAKLIQNQVQESSMRTAISSQESLIDTLNQRVHLRRDLVEKQVVSRDDWLQVIANVKEAQNNLANSRAQLSNIIASKTILSGSFQQTRDNFVATNLQKLVEAERQAASLREKFKESLVQLNHMTLTSPTDGIVAASSLTTPGQVINRGDELMRVVPQEAGMEVIAYVPNQEIGFIREGQHVDVKINAFPFTRYGTVNGTVKKISKDAIPDADAQQSQRDPTHASNAMTGSFGGGQATSTLVFPLTVSLAQNFIDADGNRINLVPGMGVTAEIKTDRRRLIEYLISPVYDVTSSSLHER; this is translated from the coding sequence ATGAAATTCTTCGATCTAAAAAACAAAACCTTTACCAGCGATCGTGAGTTCCTGCCTTCCGCGCTGGAAGTGCAGGAGACGCCCCCTTCGCCCCTCAGGCTCCAGATGCTGTACACCATTTGCGCTCTGGTCGTTATGGCGTTTATCTGGTCAATTGTCGGCAAAATTGACGTTATTGCGACGGCCGGAGGAAAAATACAGCCGCAGGGTTATGTGAAAGTGGTGGAGTCGATGGTCAACGGTAAGGTGGAGCAGATCCTCGTGCAGAATGGCGATCGTGTACGTGCCGGGCAAAAGCTGGTGATGCTTGAGGCAAATGACGTCCAGGCCCAGCACAGCGATATTGGCTCACAGCTCTTGTCATGGCAGGCTGAAATTATTCGCCGTCAGACAGAGGATTCACGACTTTCGGGGTTAACCCTGAACAGCGGTCAACTTGTGCAAACGAGTGCGCTCGAGTGGCCGGAAAACTCGCCGATCCCGGAGGATATTCGCAGCCGTGAAGACGCCGTAATGCGTAGCGAGCTGGCTAAACTCAATGCCGATCTCGAGGATATTCAGGCCAAACTGATACAAAACCAGGTGCAGGAATCCTCGATGCGCACCGCAATCAGCTCTCAGGAAAGCCTGATTGATACCCTGAACCAGCGCGTGCATTTGCGAAGGGATCTGGTTGAAAAACAGGTGGTTTCCCGCGACGACTGGTTACAGGTCATCGCGAATGTCAAAGAAGCACAAAATAATCTGGCTAACTCCCGGGCACAGTTGAGCAATATTATCGCCAGCAAAACCATTCTCAGCGGTTCGTTCCAACAGACGCGCGATAATTTTGTGGCGACCAACCTGCAAAAACTGGTCGAGGCTGAACGCCAGGCCGCCAGTCTGCGCGAAAAATTTAAGGAGAGCCTGGTCCAGCTCAACCATATGACGCTGACCAGCCCGACGGATGGCATTGTTGCCGCCTCAAGCCTGACAACGCCGGGGCAGGTTATCAACCGGGGCGACGAACTGATGCGCGTGGTTCCGCAAGAGGCCGGCATGGAAGTGATTGCCTACGTGCCAAACCAGGAGATAGGTTTTATCAGGGAAGGGCAACATGTGGATGTGAAGATCAACGCCTTTCCGTTTACCCGCTACGGTACCGTGAATGGCACGGTAAAAAAAATCTCCAAAGACGCGATCCCCGATGCTGATGCTCAACAAAGCCAGCGGGATCCCACCCATGCATCAAATGCGATGACCGGCAGCTTCGGCGGCGGCCAGGCGACCAGTACGCTGGTGTTCCCGTTAACCGTTTCTCTGGCACAAAATTTTATTGATGCGGACGGCAACAGAATCAATCTGGTTCCCGGCATGGGCGTGACGGCAGAAATAAAAACCGACAGACGGCGACTCATTGAATATTTAATTTCCCCGGTTTATGACGTGACGTCCAGTTCCTTACATGAGCGTTAA
- a CDS encoding C2 family cysteine protease: MSTTQDTAASPDINTIGTWTQSDYALLTAGLVSALTSDQIKAMVHPEWIPVTAVTGLTAGQVAVITPSLASVSAAWLNSLAVTAFQGLTTTQIGQITSAKVASLDNIHLNALTATQVTALNGITSLSSIQFSQLNLTGLSASAIGNWSHNNYSGLTAQQITTLSDTQIKAMQHPDWMSASAATGFSAEQLANINISFSWFSSAWVNNLSIPAFQSLSVTSLGQISATTWTQIDFAHVSALNSAQIGVIKLDFSGVSADWLNGLSLATFQGLTATQIGQLTAATVVGLSDARLGTLTATQTAALNNLSQLSGHQFSLLNISAMSIAQIATWTPDQYATLTPAEFNTLSTAQIGAIANPAALPLNIVSALTVAQVNAINTDFSKLPDTWLNSLSTTALQGLTPYQFSHLSSLTPAEVNKITSIAALSNAQFSQLNLTGVSASVMAGWSKQVWAGLTAAQVSSFTAAQIDSFQHASWLPATAAAGLLPWQMAPLSANYSQFSADWFNHLQLASFTALDTSRLNQITTSALSGMDTAHLAALSAAQVASMNNLGSMASAKFGVLNISALSTSQIAALTLGQYQGLTQTQLSSFSATQIQALAHPEWLASALINNTDIAQFAALTPAQLASLKPGAIASLDAAHLAVYSGDLKALTPEELLAVGPRLTSTQIGTLTDSQRSMLTASDSTSQTLINSLSDAGLKSIMQSVVSSAGTLFSFSAIESVMKALDASLTDSLSTSAYTALQGYVQNIGQICGKDSSVYSLANGLVNGAGGASVDWVNTDGTFTRIGSLNVGSSATQFNQLISTWFDGADIPVSSSTAHVDGRPLFANGTPTINDIHQGQIGDCWVLSTFQSVVNTSPDFIKSMVVQNSNDTYSVRFFRGGNTDWVTVDNNVCSYGESSSSSSWAAIYERAYLQYRSTYSGADNTYAFLDGGLWDPLEAMTGDTVTSYYTPTLDKWNSSIVPELKAAVLNHQPALISSWENTKDSVNGYTDFVSGHQLAIIGFDDNTDKFIITNPWGADSTSGFNGTFEATTDQMWEDGKSYVAWANSNVATGAVGQLVTAMASIAPTSAADLIAPAPAANSNNALLVASHAA, encoded by the coding sequence ATGTCAACAACACAAGATACTGCCGCTTCACCGGATATAAACACCATTGGTACCTGGACTCAGTCAGATTATGCTTTATTGACTGCGGGACTTGTCTCAGCTCTGACATCCGATCAAATTAAAGCAATGGTTCACCCGGAATGGATCCCGGTTACGGCGGTCACTGGTTTAACTGCTGGGCAGGTAGCTGTTATTACGCCAAGCCTTGCTTCGGTCTCCGCTGCCTGGCTAAACAGCCTGGCTGTTACCGCATTTCAGGGGCTGACCACGACTCAGATAGGCCAAATTACCTCGGCAAAAGTTGCCAGCCTGGATAACATCCATCTGAATGCTCTTACTGCCACTCAAGTTACCGCCCTGAATGGTATAACGTCGCTCAGTAGCATTCAGTTTAGCCAGCTCAATCTGACAGGGTTATCGGCATCCGCGATTGGGAATTGGTCACACAACAATTATTCAGGCCTTACAGCCCAGCAGATAACAACGTTAAGCGATACTCAGATAAAGGCTATGCAGCATCCTGACTGGATGTCAGCCTCTGCCGCCACAGGATTTAGCGCGGAACAATTGGCTAATATCAATATCAGTTTTTCCTGGTTCTCTTCAGCCTGGGTGAACAACCTGAGTATCCCCGCATTCCAGTCATTGAGTGTGACGAGTCTTGGTCAGATCTCTGCGACGACATGGACACAAATTGATTTTGCCCACGTAAGCGCGCTTAACTCCGCCCAGATCGGGGTGATTAAACTGGACTTCTCCGGCGTTTCCGCCGACTGGCTCAATGGCCTCAGCCTTGCAACATTCCAGGGGCTGACCGCCACCCAGATCGGCCAGCTCACCGCTGCGACAGTTGTCGGTTTAAGCGATGCCCGCCTTGGCACACTCACCGCTACCCAGACCGCGGCATTAAACAACCTCAGCCAGTTGAGCGGCCATCAGTTCAGCCTCCTTAACATCTCAGCTATGTCTATCGCACAGATTGCGACCTGGACACCTGACCAGTATGCAACCCTGACGCCGGCGGAGTTTAATACTCTGAGCACAGCTCAGATCGGCGCCATCGCCAATCCGGCAGCGCTACCGCTGAATATTGTCAGCGCCCTGACTGTCGCCCAGGTCAACGCCATCAATACCGATTTTTCTAAACTGCCCGATACCTGGCTCAACAGCCTCAGTACCACGGCGTTACAGGGACTGACGCCTTACCAGTTCTCACACCTCAGCAGCTTGACCCCGGCTGAAGTCAACAAGATCACCAGTATTGCGGCACTGAGTAACGCTCAGTTTAGCCAGCTCAACCTGACAGGTGTCTCCGCATCTGTGATGGCAGGATGGTCCAAACAGGTGTGGGCAGGCCTCACCGCCGCGCAGGTCTCTTCGTTCACGGCGGCGCAAATCGATAGTTTCCAGCATGCCAGTTGGCTACCCGCGACCGCTGCCGCAGGCCTGTTGCCGTGGCAAATGGCCCCGTTATCTGCCAATTACAGTCAGTTCAGTGCTGACTGGTTTAACCATCTGCAACTGGCTTCGTTCACCGCCCTCGACACCAGCCGTCTGAACCAGATTACTACCTCCGCGCTCTCGGGAATGGACACCGCTCACCTGGCAGCCCTGAGCGCCGCGCAGGTCGCTTCAATGAATAATCTGGGCTCTATGGCATCGGCAAAATTTGGCGTGCTAAATATCTCGGCTCTTTCTACCAGCCAGATTGCAGCCCTGACCCTGGGCCAGTACCAGGGGCTAACGCAAACGCAGCTCTCTTCCTTCAGCGCCACCCAGATCCAGGCGCTGGCGCACCCGGAATGGCTCGCATCGGCTCTTATCAATAATACGGACATTGCTCAGTTCGCCGCCCTTACGCCAGCCCAGCTCGCCAGCCTGAAGCCTGGCGCTATCGCCTCACTGGATGCTGCTCATCTTGCGGTCTACTCAGGCGATCTGAAGGCGTTGACTCCGGAGGAGTTGCTGGCGGTTGGGCCACGCCTGACCTCAACTCAGATTGGAACGCTCACCGATAGCCAGCGCAGTATGCTTACCGCCAGTGACAGCACTTCCCAGACGCTGATTAACAGCCTGAGCGATGCCGGCCTGAAAAGCATTATGCAGTCCGTTGTTTCCAGCGCCGGGACCTTATTCAGCTTCAGCGCGATTGAGTCGGTGATGAAAGCTCTGGATGCCAGCCTGACCGATTCCCTTTCCACTTCCGCCTATACGGCTTTGCAGGGCTATGTCCAGAATATCGGTCAGATCTGCGGTAAAGATTCTTCGGTGTATTCCCTGGCTAATGGTCTGGTGAATGGCGCTGGCGGTGCATCGGTGGATTGGGTCAATACGGACGGGACATTCACCCGTATCGGCAGCCTGAATGTAGGGTCATCTGCGACTCAGTTTAACCAGTTGATCTCCACCTGGTTTGACGGCGCGGATATTCCGGTTTCCTCTTCAACGGCTCACGTCGATGGACGACCGCTGTTTGCCAATGGCACACCGACTATCAATGATATTCACCAGGGACAAATTGGTGACTGCTGGGTGTTATCAACCTTCCAGTCAGTGGTGAATACCAGCCCGGACTTTATTAAATCGATGGTGGTACAGAACAGCAATGACACCTACAGCGTGCGTTTCTTCAGGGGGGGAAATACTGACTGGGTCACGGTAGATAATAATGTCTGCTCTTACGGAGAGTCTTCTTCCTCTTCTTCATGGGCTGCTATTTATGAGCGAGCCTATCTGCAATACCGATCAACGTATAGCGGGGCGGATAATACCTACGCGTTTTTAGATGGCGGGTTGTGGGATCCACTGGAAGCAATGACAGGCGACACCGTTACGTCCTATTACACGCCAACACTCGATAAATGGAATTCAAGCATTGTTCCTGAGCTAAAAGCCGCCGTGTTAAACCATCAACCAGCGTTAATTTCCAGTTGGGAAAACACAAAGGATTCGGTGAACGGCTATACGGATTTTGTTTCAGGGCACCAGTTGGCCATCATTGGTTTCGATGACAATACGGATAAATTCATCATTACCAACCCGTGGGGAGCGGACTCCACCTCAGGTTTCAATGGAACATTCGAGGCCACGACGGATCAAATGTGGGAAGACGGTAAAAGCTATGTTGCCTGGGCGAATTCTAATGTTGCAACGGGTGCGGTAGGGCAACTGGTAACGGCGATGGCCAGTATCGCTCCGACATCAGCGGCAGATTTAATAGCTCCTGCTCCAGCCGCTAATTCAAACAACGCGCTTCTTGTTGCTTCGCATGCAGCATAA
- a CDS encoding C2 family cysteine protease, with the protein MSTTQDATVTPDFNTISSWTAADYALLTANLVQSMTLAQVQAMLHPEQVPTAAVSAFTPEQISSIKVTFYPTAAWINALSIPALQALSPAAFYHVTRPQLVGVDAAHLSALTAAQVAGTNKLDALSSAQFGLLNISGMSVSQIAGLTAMEYAGLSAAQISSLSPSQVSAIANIVNLPLAVVSGLTANQLPALTIDFSTVSVNWLNALSPDAFRGLSTVQIAQISAATVCALDNAHISALTASQFGALNISGFSTTQIASLNATEFSGLTASQISSLSPEQVAAIPNIGNLPLAAVNGLTANQLAAITTNLSTFSVNWLNALNTNAFQSLSTAQIAQISAATVRGLDNAHLNALSASQVTALNGITSLSSAQFGLLDLTAISATTMAQWGQSVWAGTTALQMSLLTTDQINAMQNATWLPLTAVSGIMPSQVLVFTANYGRFSGTWFNQMRLDSFQTLDNGRLAQISAANWAQIDFAHFSALNAAQIGVIKLDFSRVSADWINGLSLETFQGLTATQIGQLTATTVVGLSDARLSALTATQIEALNNLSQLSGHQFSLLNLSAMSSAQIAAWTPDQYAALTSAQFNTLSTAQIGAIANPAALPLNIVSALTVAQVNAINTDFSKLPDSWLNSLSTTALQGLTPYQFSHLSSLTAVEVLNITNIAALSNTQFSQLNLTGVSASVMAGWSSQVWAGLTAAQVSSFTAAQIDSFQHASWLPATAAAGLLPWQMAPLSANYGQFSADWFNHLQLASFTALDTSRLSQISWSAFFGMDSAHLTALSAAQVASMTNLGSMPSRAFGQLNISALSTAQISALTLKQYQGLSQTQLSSFSSAQIQALAHPEWLAPGLINNISVAQFSAMTAAQFAGLSSAAFTSLDAAHLAVWPGDATALTQQELLEVRPRLTATQLNALTDNQRTMLTTSDTAAQSLINSLSDAGLKSIMQSVASGAGTLFSFNAIESVMKTLDAGISDGLTASQYAGLQSYTQAIGQVCGENSSIYSLVNSMVNAADGASVNWTGADGTYSRIGNLAVGSTSIQFGEQISAWLDGTNDPGSSNTYYTDGRLLFGDSGTPTINDISQGSIGDCSMLGALQTVVNVQPDYIKSMITQNANGSYSVRFFNGNKAEWVTVDNQTCSYGEGVSGSSWAAIFERASATFKASFKNSGNSYESVGGFGDEELQAITGDKIISYSPGSYSEADWNTTIFNILKTAVLAGQPTDIGSFEYTKDAQNNKSDFISGHEMAIISFDENTNNFVIANPWGAQGNANFNGTFEASMDQMWQGGNGNTSVHIANSDVATGAVGQLVTAMASIAPTSAATSGAAAPAANSNNALLVASQVA; encoded by the coding sequence ATGTCTACAACACAAGATGCTACCGTAACACCTGATTTTAATACCATCAGCAGCTGGACTGCGGCCGATTATGCCTTACTGACTGCCAATCTTGTTCAGTCCATGACCCTTGCTCAGGTGCAGGCAATGTTGCACCCTGAGCAAGTGCCCACCGCTGCGGTCAGCGCCTTTACCCCGGAACAAATCAGCAGCATAAAGGTGACTTTTTACCCGACCGCGGCATGGATAAATGCGTTAAGTATTCCGGCTTTGCAGGCCTTAAGCCCTGCGGCATTTTATCATGTGACCCGCCCGCAACTGGTTGGTGTCGATGCCGCGCATCTGTCTGCCCTGACGGCCGCCCAGGTTGCCGGCACCAATAAACTCGACGCATTAAGCAGCGCTCAGTTCGGGTTACTGAATATCTCCGGGATGTCCGTATCCCAGATTGCAGGCTTAACTGCGATGGAATATGCCGGGCTTAGCGCGGCACAAATTTCCTCTCTGAGCCCGTCGCAAGTATCAGCTATTGCTAATATCGTTAACCTGCCGCTCGCCGTGGTAAGTGGGTTGACTGCAAACCAACTGCCTGCTCTCACCATCGATTTCTCTACCGTCTCCGTCAACTGGCTTAATGCGCTGAGCCCTGATGCCTTCCGGGGCCTGAGTACAGTTCAAATCGCTCAAATCAGCGCGGCAACCGTATGCGCCCTTGATAATGCGCATATCAGCGCACTCACAGCCAGCCAGTTCGGAGCCCTCAATATTTCGGGCTTCTCGACAACGCAGATTGCCAGTCTGAATGCCACCGAATTCTCTGGACTCACGGCTTCGCAAATCTCCTCCCTCAGCCCGGAGCAGGTCGCCGCTATTCCCAATATCGGGAACCTGCCACTGGCGGCGGTCAATGGATTGACTGCAAACCAGTTAGCAGCGATCACTACAAATTTATCCACCTTTTCCGTGAACTGGCTTAATGCACTGAACACGAATGCTTTCCAGAGCCTGAGTACGGCTCAAATCGCTCAAATCAGCGCGGCAACCGTACGCGGTCTCGACAATGCCCATCTGAATGCTCTGTCTGCCTCGCAAGTTACCGCCCTGAATGGGATAACGTCGCTTAGCAGTGCTCAGTTCGGTCTGCTCGATCTCACCGCCATTTCTGCCACTACCATGGCGCAATGGGGTCAAAGCGTCTGGGCCGGGACGACCGCGTTGCAGATGTCGCTCTTAACCACTGACCAGATTAATGCCATGCAGAATGCCACCTGGCTGCCACTGACGGCAGTTTCCGGCATCATGCCCTCGCAGGTACTGGTCTTCACCGCAAACTACGGTCGTTTCAGCGGTACCTGGTTTAACCAGATGCGCCTGGACTCTTTCCAGACGCTGGACAACGGTCGCCTGGCACAGATATCAGCGGCAAACTGGGCGCAGATTGATTTTGCCCATTTCAGTGCGCTTAACGCTGCCCAGATTGGGGTGATTAAACTGGACTTCTCCAGGGTTTCTGCCGATTGGATCAATGGCCTGAGCCTTGAAACATTCCAGGGATTAACCGCTACTCAAATCGGCCAGCTCACCGCAACGACAGTTGTGGGTTTAAGCGATGCCCGTCTGAGTGCACTCACCGCTACCCAGATCGAGGCATTAAACAATCTCAGCCAGTTAAGCGGGCATCAGTTCAGTTTGCTTAACCTCTCGGCTATGTCCTCCGCACAGATTGCGGCCTGGACACCTGACCAGTATGCGGCCCTGACGTCAGCCCAGTTCAACACCCTGTCCACCGCTCAGATCGGCGCCATCGCCAATCCGGCAGCGCTGCCGCTGAATATTGTCAGCGCACTGACTGTCGCCCAGGTCAACGCCATCAATACCGATTTTTCTAAACTGCCTGACAGCTGGCTTAACAGCCTCAGCACCACCGCGCTACAGGGACTGACGCCTTATCAGTTTTCGCACCTCAGCAGTCTGACTGCGGTGGAAGTCCTCAACATCACCAATATTGCAGCCCTGAGTAATACTCAGTTTAGCCAGCTTAACCTGACAGGAGTCTCCGCATCTGTGATGGCCGGATGGTCAAGTCAGGTATGGGCCGGGCTCACTGCCGCACAGGTTTCTTCTTTCACGGCGGCGCAAATTGATAGTTTTCAGCATGCCAGTTGGCTACCCGCGACCGCTGCCGCAGGCCTGCTGCCATGGCAAATGGCCCCGTTATCCGCCAATTACGGACAATTTAGTGCAGACTGGTTCAACCATCTGCAACTGGCTTCATTTACCGCGCTGGACACCAGTCGTCTGAGTCAGATTTCATGGTCGGCTTTCTTTGGTATGGATAGTGCACACCTGACCGCTCTGAGTGCAGCCCAGGTTGCCTCTATGACGAATCTTGGATCAATGCCGAGCAGGGCATTCGGCCAGCTAAATATTTCAGCTCTCTCCACCGCACAGATTTCCGCCCTGACACTGAAGCAGTACCAGGGGCTGTCCCAGACGCAGCTTTCCTCGTTCAGCTCTGCTCAGATTCAGGCGTTGGCGCATCCGGAGTGGCTGGCGCCGGGGCTCATCAATAACATCAGCGTTGCACAATTTAGCGCCATGACGGCAGCTCAGTTTGCAGGCCTGAGTAGCGCTGCCTTTACCTCTCTGGATGCGGCCCATCTCGCCGTCTGGCCCGGGGACGCCACCGCGCTCACCCAACAGGAGTTGCTGGAAGTCAGACCTCGTCTGACAGCCACCCAGCTCAACGCGCTTACTGATAATCAGCGCACGATGCTGACAACCAGTGATACTGCGGCTCAGAGCCTGATTAACAGCCTGAGCGATGCCGGACTGAAAAGCATCATGCAGTCAGTCGCATCCGGGGCCGGAACACTGTTCAGCTTCAATGCGATTGAGTCAGTGATGAAAACCCTTGATGCAGGAATAAGTGACGGCTTAACGGCCTCTCAGTATGCCGGGCTGCAAAGCTATACGCAGGCTATTGGTCAGGTCTGCGGTGAGAACTCATCGATCTATTCTCTGGTCAATAGCATGGTTAACGCTGCTGATGGTGCTTCGGTTAACTGGACAGGCGCCGACGGTACCTACAGCCGGATTGGCAATCTTGCGGTGGGCTCAACCTCCATTCAGTTTGGCGAGCAGATATCCGCCTGGCTTGATGGCACCAACGATCCGGGCTCGTCTAATACTTATTACACTGATGGCCGCCTTTTGTTTGGTGATAGCGGCACGCCGACTATCAATGATATCAGCCAGGGCTCTATTGGTGACTGCTCGATGCTTGGTGCCTTGCAGACCGTTGTGAATGTTCAGCCGGATTACATTAAATCGATGATCACGCAGAATGCTAACGGCTCATACAGTGTTCGTTTCTTTAATGGTAATAAAGCCGAGTGGGTGACGGTGGATAATCAGACCTGCTCTTATGGCGAGGGCGTTTCAGGTTCTTCCTGGGCCGCTATTTTTGAGCGCGCAAGTGCTACTTTCAAGGCATCATTTAAGAACTCCGGAAACAGTTATGAAAGTGTGGGAGGATTTGGTGACGAAGAACTGCAGGCAATTACCGGAGATAAAATTATCTCTTATAGTCCCGGTAGTTATTCAGAAGCTGACTGGAATACGACAATCTTTAATATTCTGAAAACTGCTGTTCTGGCCGGGCAACCGACGGATATCGGGAGCTTTGAATACACGAAAGATGCGCAGAACAATAAGTCAGATTTTATCAGTGGTCACGAGATGGCAATCATCTCATTTGATGAAAATACCAACAACTTTGTCATTGCTAACCCTTGGGGGGCTCAGGGCAACGCTAATTTTAATGGCACATTTGAAGCATCAATGGATCAGATGTGGCAGGGAGGGAACGGAAATACGAGTGTACATATTGCTAACTCCGACGTTGCAACAGGTGCGGTAGGGCAACTGGTAACGGCGATGGCCAGTATTGCACCGACGTCCGCAGCAACGTCAGGGGCGGCAGCGCCAGCCGCTAATTCAAACAACGCGCTTCTGGTTGCTTCGCAAGTCGCGTAA